A genome region from Solanum pennellii chromosome 12, SPENNV200 includes the following:
- the LOC107006026 gene encoding probable aminotransferase TAT2 encodes MENIGSQTNISFQTKQVESFTNITIKGILGLLMDTIDEGEDKKEVISLGIGDPTAHSCFHTTDAAKEAVVESLLLDKFNGYSPSNGLPIARKAIANYLSRDLPYDLSAEDVYVTSGCTQAIEIAVSILAKPNSNILLPRPGFPTYVLCAAFRNVQVRYYDLLPQNNWQVDLKSIEDLADQNTIGIVVINPGNPCGNVYSYDHLEKIAETAKKVKTLIIADEVYGHLAFGENPFISMGLFSSITPILTLGSLSKRWLIPGWRLGWFVINDPNCIFKSPKIIERIKKYCDIGGGPATFIQAAVPKIIESTKEDFFKNTLKMLKKNSDICYEKIQEISCINCPYRSQGSMVLMVKLNLTLLKDISDDIDFCFKLAKEESVLLLPGTAVGLKNWLRITFAVDVSFLEEGLSRLKSFCLRHSNTKIMI; translated from the exons ATGGAGAATATTGGAAGCCaaacaaatatttcttttcaaacaAAACAAGTAGAATCATTTACAAATATTACTATCAAAGGGATTCTTGGCTTGTTGATGGACACTATTGATGAAG GTGAAGATAAGAAGGAAGTGATCTCACTAGGAATTGGAGATCCAACAGCTCATTCTTGCTTTCACACAACTGATGCTGCTAAAGAAGCTGTTGTTGAGAGCCTTCTTCTTGACAAGTTCAATGGATACTCTCCTTCTAATGGTCTTCCCATTGCTAGAAA GGCAATTGCAAACTACTTGTCAAGAGATCTTCCATATGATTTGTCAGCAGAAGATGTATATGTGACATCTGGTTGTACACAAGCTATAGAGATAGCAGTGTCTATTCTTGCAAAaccaaattcaaatattttattaccaAGGCCTGGATTTCCAACTTATGTGCTTTGTGCTGCTTTTAGAAATGTTCAAGTTAGGTATTATGATCTTTTACCTCAAAATAATTGGCAAGTTGATTTGAAGTCAATTGAAGATTTGGCTGACCAAAATACTATTGGAATTGTTGTTATAAATCCTGGAAATCCTTGTGGAAATGTCTATTCTTATGATCATTTGGAGAAG ATAGCTGAAACAGCAAAGAAAGTGAAGACACTAATTATAGCAGATGAAGTATATGGACATCTTGCATTTGGAGAAAATCCTTTTATATCAATGGGATTATTTAGTTCAATAACACCAATATTAACTCTTGGTTCATTGTCTAAGAGATGGTTAATTCCTGGTTGGAGACTTGGTTGGTTTGTCATTAATGATCCTAATTGCATCTTCAAATCCCCCAAG ATTATTGAACGTATTAAGAAGTATTGTGACATAGGTGGAGGTCCTGCAACTTTCATACAG gCAGCAGTCCCCAAAATTATTGAAAGCACAAAAGAGGATTTCTTCAAAAACACACTCAAAATGCTTAAGAAGAATTCAGATATATGTTATGAAAAAATACAAGAGATTTCATGTATAAATTGCCCTTATAGATCACAAGGCTCAATGGTTCTTATG gtgaagctcaattTAACCCTACTCAAAGATATAAGTGATGATATTGACTTTTGTTTTAAGCTTGCCAAGGAGGAATCTGTCCTTTTACTTCCAG gTACTGCTGTGGGATTGAAGAATTGGCTTCGAATAACATTTGCAGTTGATGTATCTTTTCTTGAAGAAGGATTAAGTAGACTGAAATCTTTTTGCCTAAGGCATTCCAacacaaaaataatgatttaa